In one window of Sulfuricaulis sp. DNA:
- the ftsA gene encoding cell division protein FtsA, whose protein sequence is MAKRDDDKLIVGLDIGTSKVLAIVGEIAPTGEVEIIGVGHHPSRGMKKGVVVNIESTVQSIQRAVEEAELMAGCQIHSVYAGIAGSHISSFNSHGIVAIKDKEVGQGDVERVMEAARALAIPADQKILHILPQEFIIDKQEGIREPVGMSGVRLEAKVHIVTGAVSAAQNIIKCVRRCGLEVDDIILEQLASGISTLTEDEKELGVCLVDIGGGTTDISVFTDGAIRHTAVIPIAGDQVTNDIAVALRTPTQYAEDIKKKYGCALTQLAHRDETIEVPGVGDRPPRKLSRQTLAEVIEPRIEELYSLVQAELRRSGFEDVIGSGLVLTGGSAKMEGVVDLAEEVFHMPVRLGVPQYIGGLKGVVQNPIFATGVGLVLYGARCREGKTYVQNPGTAVGVKGVWSKMKSWFQGNF, encoded by the coding sequence ATGGCGAAGAGAGACGATGACAAGCTGATTGTGGGCCTCGATATCGGCACTTCCAAGGTGCTCGCGATCGTCGGCGAAATTGCGCCAACGGGCGAGGTCGAGATCATTGGCGTGGGACATCATCCCTCGCGCGGAATGAAAAAGGGCGTGGTAGTGAACATTGAATCCACGGTGCAATCGATTCAGCGCGCGGTGGAAGAGGCAGAACTCATGGCCGGTTGCCAGATTCATTCGGTCTATGCCGGCATCGCGGGTTCGCACATCAGCAGTTTTAACTCGCACGGTATTGTCGCCATCAAGGATAAGGAAGTTGGGCAGGGCGACGTAGAGCGTGTGATGGAGGCGGCGCGCGCACTCGCCATCCCCGCGGACCAGAAGATACTGCATATCCTTCCCCAGGAATTCATCATCGACAAGCAGGAGGGTATCCGGGAGCCGGTCGGCATGAGCGGCGTGCGACTCGAGGCCAAGGTGCATATTGTGACCGGCGCGGTCAGTGCGGCACAGAACATCATTAAATGCGTGCGTCGGTGCGGGCTGGAGGTGGACGACATTATTCTCGAACAACTCGCTTCCGGTATTTCCACGCTGACGGAGGACGAAAAAGAGCTGGGCGTGTGCCTGGTGGACATTGGCGGTGGCACCACCGACATCTCGGTGTTCACCGATGGGGCGATCCGCCACACCGCTGTCATCCCCATCGCCGGCGATCAGGTGACGAATGACATCGCCGTGGCGCTACGCACGCCGACGCAGTATGCCGAGGATATCAAGAAAAAATACGGCTGTGCGCTTACCCAGTTGGCACATCGCGATGAAACCATCGAGGTGCCAGGGGTAGGCGACCGACCGCCGCGCAAGCTTTCGCGCCAGACGCTCGCCGAGGTCATCGAGCCGCGTATCGAGGAACTCTACAGCCTGGTGCAGGCGGAGCTGCGTCGCAGTGGTTTCGAGGACGTGATTGGAAGTGGTCTCGTGCTCACAGGAGGCAGCGCCAAGATGGAAGGCGTGGTCGATCTCGCGGAAGAGGTATTTCACATGCCGGTGCGCCTGGGCGTGCCGCAGTACATCGGAGGGTTGAAGGGCGTGGTGCAAAACCCGATCTTCGCCACTGGCGTGGGTCTGGTGCTGTACGGCGCACGGTGCCGGGAAGGCAAGACGTACGTGCAGAATCCTGGTACAGCCGTGGGTGTGAAAGGAGTCTGGAGCAAGATGAAGAGCTGGTTTCAGGGGAATTTTTAA
- a CDS encoding FtsQ-type POTRA domain-containing protein, producing the protein MSGAEMTRGKADEGISLFKAAVLLFSLLSVLLVLAFGADWLLRTDHFPVRNVRFEGEFKQVTQQELQTAVMNVVRGNFFLLNLEAVKARVESLPWVYRASVRRQWPQDVHVQFTEQQLAARWGNSAYLNQAGDVMRVTQSDPSAELPQLEGPDGAGAQVLEHYKKLGQILAVVGLKLENITLTPRRVWRLVVSNGDTGGRIPGATMIIVLDRDQPEYKLERFARVYAQALKHQGAKISQIDLRYTNGFAVQQAGAQAAGHRDTSGHADAIGTGRTAAAKKG; encoded by the coding sequence ATGTCAGGCGCTGAGATGACACGCGGAAAGGCCGACGAAGGCATCAGCCTGTTCAAGGCGGCAGTGCTGTTGTTCTCGCTGCTGTCAGTGTTACTGGTACTGGCTTTCGGCGCCGATTGGTTGCTGCGTACCGATCATTTTCCGGTGCGAAACGTGCGCTTCGAAGGCGAATTCAAACAGGTGACGCAGCAGGAATTGCAAACTGCCGTGATGAACGTCGTGCGCGGTAATTTCTTCCTGCTCAATCTGGAGGCGGTGAAGGCGCGCGTGGAATCCTTGCCCTGGGTTTACCGGGCGTCGGTGCGCCGCCAGTGGCCACAGGATGTGCATGTCCAGTTCACCGAGCAGCAGCTCGCCGCACGCTGGGGTAACAGCGCTTATTTAAATCAGGCCGGCGATGTGATGCGCGTGACTCAGAGCGATCCGTCGGCTGAGCTCCCGCAGCTCGAGGGGCCGGATGGTGCCGGAGCACAGGTGCTGGAGCATTACAAAAAACTCGGCCAGATCCTGGCGGTAGTCGGGCTGAAACTGGAAAACATCACGTTGACGCCTCGACGTGTCTGGAGACTGGTAGTGTCGAATGGCGATACGGGAGGGAGGATTCCGGGAGCGACGATGATCATAGTGCTGGATCGGGATCAGCCGGAATACAAACTGGAACGTTTTGCGCGTGTATACGCGCAAGCGCTGAAACACCAGGGTGCGAAAATCTCACAGATAGACCTGCGGTATACCAACGGATTTGCAGTACAGCAGGCCGGCGCGCAAGCCGCCGGTCATCGAGATACGTCGGGGCACGCAGACGCCATCGGCACGGGACGGACAGCAGCAGCCAAGAAGGGGTAA
- a CDS encoding D-alanine--D-alanine ligase yields the protein MNRKNFGKVAVLMGGPSAEREVSLKSGNAVLAALKRKGVDAYGFDADRSVLRLLEDGEFERVFIVLHGRWGEDGVIQGALEVLDIPYTGSGLLGSALGMDKLRTKFLWSAAGIPTPEYAVLEASTDFDKVAAKLGLPVFVKPVREGSSLGVSKAKSVTELKDAWKSAAKYDDQVMAERFIDGAEITCGILGEQALPLIQIETDREFYDYEAKYLLDTTRYLCPCGLPADEERAIQTLAQRAFAVLGCGGWGRVDFMLDKSGRAYALEVNTVPGMTDHSLVPKAAKQVGMDFDELVLRILETADVRR from the coding sequence ATGAACCGTAAAAACTTTGGCAAGGTGGCGGTGCTGATGGGAGGTCCTTCGGCGGAACGCGAGGTATCGCTCAAGAGCGGCAACGCTGTGTTGGCCGCCCTGAAACGTAAAGGGGTCGATGCTTATGGCTTCGATGCCGACAGGTCTGTTTTGCGGCTGCTGGAAGACGGGGAATTCGAACGCGTATTCATTGTGCTGCACGGACGTTGGGGTGAGGACGGCGTGATTCAGGGGGCGCTGGAAGTATTGGATATTCCCTATACCGGCAGCGGCTTGCTGGGCTCGGCACTGGGCATGGACAAACTCAGAACCAAATTTCTCTGGTCCGCCGCCGGCATCCCGACGCCGGAATACGCTGTGCTCGAAGCCAGCACCGATTTCGACAAGGTGGCCGCGAAACTCGGCTTGCCGGTTTTTGTTAAACCCGTGCGCGAAGGTTCGAGCCTTGGTGTGAGCAAGGCCAAGTCAGTGACTGAGCTCAAGGACGCATGGAAAAGCGCAGCCAAATACGACGATCAGGTCATGGCCGAGCGCTTCATCGACGGCGCGGAAATTACCTGCGGGATTCTCGGCGAACAGGCGCTGCCGCTGATCCAGATTGAGACCGATCGCGAATTTTACGACTACGAGGCGAAGTACCTGCTGGATACCACGCGCTATCTCTGTCCTTGCGGCCTGCCCGCGGACGAGGAGCGCGCCATCCAGACGCTCGCGCAACGGGCGTTTGCCGTGCTCGGTTGCGGCGGGTGGGGCCGAGTGGATTTCATGCTCGACAAAAGCGGGCGCGCATACGCGCTGGAAGTGAACACGGTGCCGGGCATGACGGATCACAGTCTCGTGCCCAAGGCGGCGAAGCAGGTGGGCATGGATTTCGATGAATTGGTGTTGCGCATACTGGAGACAGCCGATGTCAGGCGCTGA
- the murB gene encoding UDP-N-acetylmuramate dehydrogenase: MPAKSSTSLRGRLLMNEPMSRHTSWRVGGPADRLYIPADLDDLAAFLMSLPAPEQLHWVGLGSNLLVRDGGVRGTVIMTSGALSGLAILRAGVVRAEAGVAGAKVARFCSERELVGAEFLAGIPGTVGGALAMNAGAFGGETWNIVEAVETIDRHGERRTRTPSDYTIDYRKVGGPQGEWFVAAHFRLDSGDVSQGKTLIKTLLAKRGATQPTQLPNAGSIFKNPPGDYAARLIEASGMKGACEGKACVSELHANFIVNQGSATAAEIERLISRIQATVENLHGVTLETEVRVIGEINA, encoded by the coding sequence ATGCCGGCGAAATCCAGCACAAGCCTGCGCGGACGACTGCTCATGAACGAGCCGATGTCGCGCCACACCAGCTGGCGCGTCGGCGGACCGGCAGACCGGCTTTATATTCCCGCCGATCTCGATGATCTCGCGGCGTTTCTCATGTCATTGCCGGCGCCAGAGCAGCTGCATTGGGTGGGGCTGGGAAGCAACCTGTTGGTGCGTGACGGTGGCGTGCGCGGCACGGTGATCATGACCAGTGGCGCGCTGAGCGGCTTGGCCATTTTACGCGCTGGCGTGGTGCGTGCTGAGGCCGGCGTGGCAGGGGCCAAAGTGGCCCGTTTCTGCTCCGAGCGTGAGCTGGTTGGCGCGGAATTTCTGGCCGGCATCCCCGGCACGGTCGGTGGTGCACTGGCGATGAACGCTGGCGCCTTCGGCGGAGAAACCTGGAACATCGTCGAGGCAGTGGAAACCATTGACCGCCACGGTGAACGGCGCACGCGCACGCCATCGGATTACACAATCGATTATCGCAAAGTCGGCGGCCCCCAGGGCGAATGGTTTGTCGCCGCGCATTTCCGGCTTGATAGCGGAGACGTCTCTCAGGGGAAAACGCTTATCAAGACCCTGCTGGCGAAGCGTGGAGCGACCCAGCCGACGCAGTTGCCAAACGCCGGATCCATTTTTAAAAATCCCCCCGGCGATTATGCCGCGCGCTTGATCGAGGCCAGTGGAATGAAGGGCGCGTGCGAAGGTAAGGCCTGTGTCTCCGAGCTGCACGCGAATTTCATCGTTAACCAGGGTAGCGCCACGGCGGCAGAGATTGAACGCCTGATATCACGGATCCAGGCCACGGTGGAAAACCTGCACGGGGTGACGCTGGAAACCGAAGTGCGAGTCATCGGCGAGATTAACGCATGA